The Pseudomonas sp. FP2309 genome has a window encoding:
- the rplB gene encoding 50S ribosomal protein L2 has protein sequence MAIVKCKPTSPGRRFVVKVVNQELHKGAPHAPLLEKKSKTGGRNNNGRITTRHIGGGHKQHYRLVDFRRNDKDGIAATVERIEYDPNRTAHIALLLYADGERRYIIAPKGVSAGDQLIAGALAPIKPGNALQLRNIPVGSTVHGIELKPGKGAQIARSAGASAQLIAREGVYVTLRLRSGEMRKVLAECRATLGEVSNSEHSLRSLGKAGAKRWRGVRPTVRGVAMNPVDHPHGGGEGRTSGGRHPVSPWGFPTKGAKTRGNKRTDKMIVRRRK, from the coding sequence ATGGCAATCGTTAAATGCAAACCGACTTCCCCTGGCCGCCGTTTTGTGGTCAAGGTGGTCAACCAGGAGCTGCATAAAGGCGCTCCTCACGCACCGCTGCTCGAGAAAAAATCGAAGACTGGTGGTCGTAACAACAATGGTCGTATTACCACTCGTCACATCGGTGGTGGCCATAAGCAGCATTATCGTCTGGTCGACTTCCGTCGCAACGACAAAGATGGCATCGCTGCCACTGTCGAGCGTATCGAATACGATCCAAACCGTACTGCTCACATCGCTCTGCTGCTGTACGCAGATGGCGAGCGTCGCTACATCATTGCCCCTAAGGGCGTGAGTGCTGGTGACCAGCTGATCGCAGGTGCTTTGGCGCCGATCAAGCCGGGCAACGCTCTGCAACTGCGTAACATTCCAGTTGGTAGCACCGTACACGGCATCGAATTGAAGCCAGGTAAAGGCGCGCAAATCGCTCGTTCCGCTGGTGCTTCGGCTCAGCTGATCGCTCGTGAAGGTGTCTACGTGACCCTGCGTCTGCGTTCTGGTGAGATGCGTAAAGTGCTGGCTGAATGCCGCGCGACCCTGGGTGAAGTCTCGAACTCCGAGCACAGCCTGCGTTCGCTGGGTAAAGCTGGTGCCAAACGCTGGCGTGGCGTTCGCCCAACCGTTCGTGGTGTTGCCATGAACCCGGTTGACCACCCACATGGTGGTGGTGAAGGTCGTACCTCTGGTGGTCGTCATCCGGTATCGCCATGGGGCTTCCCGACTAAGGGCGCGAAGACTCGTGGTAATAAGCGTACCGACAAAATGATCGTCCGTCGTCGCAAGTAA
- the rplP gene encoding 50S ribosomal protein L16, translating to MLQPKRTKFRKQMTGHNRGLAQRGSKVSFGEFALKSVARGRLTARQIESARRALTRHVKRGGKIWIRVFPDKPISKKPLEVRMGKGKGSVEYWVAQIQPGKVLYEIEGVTEELAREAFALAAAKLPLATAFVKRTVM from the coding sequence ATGTTGCAACCTAAGCGTACGAAGTTCCGCAAGCAGATGACAGGCCACAACCGTGGTCTGGCTCAGCGCGGTAGCAAAGTCAGCTTCGGCGAGTTCGCGCTGAAGTCTGTAGCTCGTGGTCGTCTCACCGCTCGTCAGATTGAGTCAGCGCGTCGTGCACTGACCCGTCACGTTAAACGTGGCGGCAAGATCTGGATCCGTGTATTCCCGGACAAGCCGATCTCCAAAAAACCTCTTGAGGTTCGGATGGGTAAAGGTAAGGGTAGCGTGGAATACTGGGTAGCCCAGATTCAGCCAGGCAAAGTCCTGTATGAAATCGAGGGTGTAACTGAAGAGCTGGCGCGTGAGGCTTTTGCCTTGGCTGCTGCAAAGCTGCCGCTCGCCACCGCCTTTGTTAAACGGACGGTGATGTGA
- the rplD gene encoding 50S ribosomal protein L4, which produces MQLNVNDAQAIEVSELTFGGEFNETLVHQAVVAYMAGGRQGSKQQKTRSDVRGGGKRPWRQKGTGRARAGTIRSPIWRGGGTTFAARPQDHSQKLNKKMYRAALRSILAELVRTDRLVVVQDFAVESPKTKDLLGKLNDMSLTDVLIVSEAVDQNLYLAARNLPHVDVRDVQGSDPVSLIAYDKVLITVSAVKKFEELLG; this is translated from the coding sequence ATGCAATTAAATGTAAATGACGCTCAAGCGATCGAAGTTTCCGAACTGACATTTGGCGGCGAATTCAACGAGACGCTCGTTCACCAAGCAGTCGTGGCCTACATGGCTGGCGGCCGTCAAGGTAGCAAGCAGCAAAAGACCCGTTCCGACGTTCGTGGTGGCGGTAAGCGCCCTTGGCGTCAGAAAGGTACTGGCCGTGCTCGTGCCGGTACTATCCGTAGCCCAATCTGGCGTGGCGGTGGTACCACTTTCGCAGCTCGTCCACAGGATCACTCGCAGAAGCTCAACAAGAAGATGTATCGCGCAGCACTGCGCTCCATCCTTGCTGAACTCGTGCGTACCGATCGTCTGGTTGTGGTTCAGGACTTCGCTGTTGAAAGTCCAAAAACTAAAGACCTACTGGGCAAACTGAACGACATGAGCCTGACCGACGTTTTGATCGTGTCTGAAGCTGTTGATCAGAACCTGTACCTGGCTGCTCGTAACCTGCCACACGTTGATGTACGTGACGTGCAAGGTTCCGATCCAGTTAGTCTGATCGCATACGACAAGGTGTTGATCACCGTGTCGGCCGTGAAGAAATTCGAGGAGCTGCTGGGATGA
- the rpsH gene encoding 30S ribosomal protein S8: protein MSMQDPLADMLTRIRNAQMAEKSVVSMPSSKLKVAVAKVLKDEGYIAGYQISSETKPLLSIELKYFEGRSVIEEVKRVSRPGLRQYKSAEDLPKVRGGLGVSIVSTNKGVMTDRAARAAGVGGEVLCTVF, encoded by the coding sequence ATGAGTATGCAGGACCCGTTAGCGGACATGCTAACTCGTATCCGTAATGCCCAGATGGCTGAAAAGTCCGTCGTAAGCATGCCATCTTCCAAGTTGAAGGTAGCTGTTGCCAAAGTCCTGAAAGACGAAGGCTACATTGCGGGTTATCAGATCAGCAGCGAAACCAAGCCACTGCTGTCCATCGAGCTGAAGTACTTCGAAGGCCGTTCGGTCATTGAAGAAGTGAAGCGCGTTAGCCGTCCAGGCCTGCGTCAGTACAAGTCCGCTGAAGATCTGCCGAAAGTTCGTGGCGGTCTGGGCGTGTCTATCGTCTCCACCAACAAAGGTGTGATGACGGATCGTGCTGCGCGCGCTGCCGGTGTCGGCGGCGAAGTTCTTTGCACTGTGTTCTAA
- the rplE gene encoding 50S ribosomal protein L5, producing MARLKEIYWKEIAPKLKEELKLSNVMEVPRVTKITLNMGLGEAVGDKKVIEHAVADLEKITGQKVVVTYARKSIAGFKVREGWPIGVKVTLRRERMYEFLDRLLSISLPRVRDFRGLNAKSFDGRGNYSMGVKEQIIFPEIDYDKIDALRGLDITLTTTAKNDDEGRALLRAFKFPFRN from the coding sequence ATGGCACGACTAAAAGAGATTTACTGGAAAGAAATCGCACCGAAGCTTAAGGAAGAACTTAAGCTTTCGAACGTGATGGAAGTTCCACGCGTTACCAAAATCACCCTGAACATGGGTCTGGGCGAGGCGGTCGGTGACAAAAAAGTCATCGAGCACGCTGTTGCTGACCTGGAAAAGATCACCGGTCAAAAAGTCGTTGTGACTTACGCTCGGAAATCCATCGCTGGCTTTAAAGTCCGTGAAGGTTGGCCTATCGGCGTCAAAGTGACTCTGCGCCGTGAGCGTATGTATGAATTCCTGGATCGTCTGCTGTCGATCTCCCTGCCTCGGGTTCGCGACTTCCGCGGCCTGAATGCCAAGTCCTTCGATGGTCGTGGTAACTACAGCATGGGCGTGAAAGAGCAGATCATCTTCCCGGAAATCGACTACGACAAGATCGATGCTCTCCGCGGTCTGGACATCACCCTGACCACCACTGCCAAGAACGATGATGAAGGTCGCGCCCTGTTGCGTGCTTTCAAATTCCCGTTCCGCAACTGA
- the rplX gene encoding 50S ribosomal protein L24 produces the protein MQKIRRDDEIIVIAGKDKGKRGKVLKVLANNRLVIGGLNLVKRHTKPNPMSGVQGGIVEKEAPLDASNVAIFNGETNKADRVGFKVEDGKKIRVFKSTQKAVDA, from the coding sequence ATGCAAAAGATTCGTCGTGACGACGAGATCATCGTGATCGCCGGCAAAGACAAAGGTAAGCGCGGTAAGGTGCTTAAGGTTCTCGCTAATAACCGTCTGGTTATCGGTGGTCTGAACCTGGTTAAGCGTCATACCAAGCCTAACCCGATGTCGGGCGTACAAGGCGGTATCGTCGAAAAAGAAGCTCCACTGGACGCTTCTAACGTCGCCATTTTCAACGGCGAAACCAACAAGGCTGACCGCGTTGGTTTCAAAGTAGAAGACGGCAAGAAAATTCGTGTCTTCAAGTCGACCCAAAAAGCGGTTGATGCTTGA
- the rpsQ gene encoding 30S ribosomal protein S17 — MAEAEKTVRTLTGRVVSDKMDKTITVLIERRVKHPIYGKYVKRSTKLHAHDETNQCHIGDKVTIRETRPLAKTKSWALVDVLERAVEV; from the coding sequence ATGGCTGAAGCCGAAAAGACTGTCCGTACGCTGACTGGCCGTGTTGTCAGCGACAAGATGGACAAAACCATCACCGTTTTGATCGAGCGTCGCGTTAAGCACCCGATCTACGGTAAATATGTTAAGCGTTCGACTAAGCTGCACGCGCACGACGAAACCAATCAGTGCCATATCGGCGACAAAGTCACTATTCGTGAAACTCGTCCGCTGGCCAAGACCAAGTCTTGGGCACTGGTTGATGTTCTCGAACGCGCTGTGGAAGTCTAA
- the rpsC gene encoding 30S ribosomal protein S3, which yields MGQKVHPIGIRLGIVKEHTSVWYADGRTYADYLFADLKVREYLQDKLKSASVSRIDIHRPAQTARITIHTARPGIVIGKKGEDVEKLRQDLTKQMGVPVHINIEEIRKPELDGMLVAQSVAQQLERRVMFRRAMKRAVQNAMRIGAKGIKIQVSGRLGGAEIARTEWYREGRVPLHTLRADIDYANYEAHTTYGVIGVKVWIFKGEVIGGRQEELKPQAPAPRKKAAK from the coding sequence ATGGGTCAGAAAGTACATCCCATTGGCATTCGCCTGGGAATCGTCAAGGAGCACACCTCCGTCTGGTACGCAGACGGTCGGACTTATGCGGACTATTTGTTCGCTGATCTGAAGGTGCGTGAGTATCTCCAAGACAAACTAAAAAGCGCGTCCGTAAGCCGTATCGATATCCATCGTCCGGCACAAACTGCACGTATCACCATCCACACCGCTCGTCCAGGTATCGTTATCGGGAAGAAAGGTGAAGATGTTGAGAAACTGCGTCAGGACCTGACCAAGCAAATGGGTGTGCCTGTGCACATCAATATCGAAGAGATCCGCAAGCCGGAGCTCGACGGTATGCTGGTTGCGCAGAGCGTAGCTCAGCAGCTGGAGCGTCGCGTAATGTTCCGTCGCGCTATGAAGCGCGCCGTACAGAACGCCATGCGCATTGGTGCCAAAGGCATCAAAATCCAAGTGAGCGGTCGTCTCGGCGGTGCTGAAATCGCACGTACTGAATGGTATCGCGAAGGTCGTGTGCCACTGCACACCCTGCGTGCCGACATCGACTATGCCAACTACGAAGCTCACACCACTTACGGTGTGATCGGTGTAAAGGTTTGGATCTTCAAGGGCGAAGTAATTGGTGGTCGCCAAGAAGAACTGAAACCACAAGCACCAGCGCCTCGTAAAAAAGCTGCTAAGTAA
- the rplW gene encoding 50S ribosomal protein L23, which produces MNQERVFKVLLGPHVSEKATVLADKKGQFVFKVATDATKLEIKKAVESLFSVKVERVTTLNVLGKSKRTARGLGKRNDWKKAVISLQPGQDLDFSSSAE; this is translated from the coding sequence ATGAACCAGGAACGCGTATTTAAAGTTCTGCTTGGCCCGCACGTTTCCGAAAAGGCTACGGTTCTGGCTGACAAGAAAGGCCAGTTCGTTTTCAAGGTTGCAACTGACGCAACCAAGCTGGAAATCAAGAAGGCCGTCGAAAGCCTGTTCAGCGTGAAAGTAGAGCGTGTTACTACCCTGAATGTTCTGGGTAAGAGCAAGCGCACTGCTCGCGGTCTGGGCAAGCGTAATGACTGGAAGAAGGCAGTTATCTCCCTTCAGCCAGGCCAAGATCTCGATTTCAGCAGCAGTGCTGAGTAA
- the rplV gene encoding 50S ribosomal protein L22: MEVAAKLSGARISAQKARLVADQIRGKKVGEALNLLAFSSKKAAEIMKKVLESAVANAEHNEGADVDDLKVSTVFVNEGRSLKRIMPRAKGRADRIVKRSCHITVKVADK; encoded by the coding sequence ATGGAAGTAGCCGCTAAGTTGTCGGGCGCTCGAATCTCCGCCCAAAAAGCCCGCTTGGTCGCCGACCAGATTCGCGGGAAGAAGGTGGGCGAAGCGCTCAACTTGTTGGCTTTCAGCAGTAAGAAAGCCGCCGAGATCATGAAAAAAGTGCTGGAGTCGGCCGTAGCCAACGCCGAGCATAACGAAGGCGCAGACGTTGATGACCTGAAGGTCAGCACCGTTTTCGTCAACGAAGGGCGTTCGCTGAAGCGCATCATGCCACGTGCCAAAGGCCGTGCTGATCGCATCGTCAAGCGGTCTTGCCATATCACTGTCAAGGTTGCTGACAAGTAA
- the rpsN gene encoding 30S ribosomal protein S14 gives MAKMSMKNRELKRQLTVAKYAKKRAALKAIIVDLNASPEARWEATVALQKQPRDASASRMRNRCRLTGRPHGVYRKFGLGRNKLREAAMRGDVPGLVKASW, from the coding sequence ATGGCCAAGATGAGCATGAAAAACCGCGAGCTGAAGCGTCAGCTCACGGTTGCCAAGTACGCCAAGAAGCGTGCAGCACTGAAAGCGATCATCGTTGATCTGAACGCAAGTCCAGAAGCGCGTTGGGAAGCGACAGTTGCTCTGCAGAAGCAGCCACGTGACGCAAGCGCTTCGCGCATGCGTAACCGCTGCCGCCTGACCGGTCGTCCACACGGCGTTTACCGCAAGTTCGGCCTTGGCCGTAACAAACTGCGTGAAGCGGCAATGCGTGGTGACGTACCAGGTCTGGTTAAAGCAAGCTGGTAA
- the rpmC gene encoding 50S ribosomal protein L29 has translation MKANELREKSAQQLNEQLLGLLRDQFNLRMQKATGQLGQSHLLSQVKRDIARVKTVLNQQAGK, from the coding sequence ATGAAAGCGAATGAACTTCGTGAAAAATCCGCACAGCAGTTGAACGAGCAACTGCTCGGCCTGCTGCGCGACCAGTTCAATCTGCGTATGCAGAAAGCAACTGGCCAGTTGGGGCAGTCTCATCTGCTCTCGCAAGTTAAGCGTGACATTGCTCGCGTGAAAACTGTGCTCAACCAGCAGGCAGGTAAGTGA
- the rpsS gene encoding 30S ribosomal protein S19 codes for MPRSLKKGPFIDLHLLKKIEVAAEKNDRKPVKTWSRRSMILPQMVGLTIAVHNGRLHVPVLVNEDMVGHKLGEFAGTRTYRGHVADKKAKR; via the coding sequence GTGCCACGTTCTCTGAAAAAAGGTCCTTTTATCGATCTTCACCTACTGAAGAAGATCGAAGTGGCGGCGGAAAAGAATGATCGCAAGCCGGTTAAAACCTGGTCGCGTCGTTCGATGATCCTGCCACAAATGGTCGGTCTGACCATCGCTGTACACAACGGTCGTCTGCACGTCCCAGTTCTTGTGAACGAAGACATGGTTGGCCACAAACTGGGCGAGTTTGCCGGTACCCGCACTTATCGTGGGCACGTGGCAGACAAGAAAGCCAAGCGTTAA
- the rplN gene encoding 50S ribosomal protein L14, whose product MIQTQSMLDVADNSGARRVMCIKVLGGSHRRYAGIGDIIKVTVKEAIPRGKVKKGQVMTAVVVRTRHGVRRADGSIIRFDGNAAVLLNNKQEPIGTRIFGPVTRELRTEKFMKIVSLAPEVL is encoded by the coding sequence ATGATTCAGACTCAATCCATGCTCGATGTGGCCGATAACAGCGGCGCTCGCCGTGTTATGTGCATCAAGGTGCTGGGTGGCTCCCATCGTCGTTACGCTGGTATCGGTGACATCATCAAAGTTACCGTGAAGGAAGCAATTCCTCGCGGTAAAGTGAAAAAAGGCCAAGTGATGACTGCTGTTGTAGTCCGCACTCGTCACGGCGTACGTCGTGCTGATGGCTCCATTATCCGCTTTGATGGCAACGCTGCTGTTCTTCTGAACAACAAGCAAGAGCCGATCGGCACCCGTATCTTTGGGCCAGTGACCCGTGAACTTCGTACTGAGAAGTTCATGAAGATCGTCTCGCTCGCCCCAGAAGTGCTGTAA